From Enterococcus mediterraneensis, the proteins below share one genomic window:
- a CDS encoding YlbF family regulator yields MANIYDTANQLEREIRQSEQFQELSASFDRLKANEEAYSIFKEFQALQQELQTKMMAGEEVSEEDAQKAQAMAEKVQKEDLINQLMQTEQAFSTVVNDLNRIIMGPVRELYEG; encoded by the coding sequence ATGGCAAACATTTATGATACAGCGAACCAATTAGAACGCGAAATCCGTCAATCAGAACAATTCCAAGAATTAAGTGCTTCTTTTGACCGTCTGAAAGCCAATGAAGAAGCTTATAGTATCTTCAAAGAGTTTCAAGCATTGCAACAAGAACTGCAAACGAAAATGATGGCTGGCGAAGAAGTTTCTGAAGAAGATGCTCAAAAAGCGCAAGCAATGGCTGAAAAAGTCCAAAAAGAAGACTTGATCAACCAATTGATGCAAACAGAACAAGCCTTCAGCACAGTAGTCAATGATCTGAACCGGATCATTATGGGACCCGTTAGAGAATTGTACGAAGGTTAA
- a CDS encoding PBP1A family penicillin-binding protein, which translates to MDFQKILTKIKTGLAVFWRWLKPYLIQFHHWRKRIWKKYHVNKIIILVGMVVVLITSAYLFYLAKQVNVDRLESDLKESTVVYDKDGDEAGKLYAQKGTYVDLDQISPYVRDAVISTEDRNFYHHHGFDIMGILRAAARMVINRDTSGGGGSTITQQLAKNAYLTLDQDFSRKAKELFLAIEIEKKYSKDDILTMYLNNSYFGNGVWGVQDASRKYFGVNANELSLGEAATLVGMLKGPSIYNPIDYPENANSRRDTVLSVMEENKKITQAQEKEASAVNIADYVNDTYDQSESGYKYPYYFDAVIDEAVNKYDISETDIMNKGYKIYTALDQNYQVQMEATYKDDSVFPPNAADGAMVQSGSVALDPNSGGVRALVGRRGEHVFRGFNFATQMKRSPGSTIKPISVYAPALEAGYHPDSILKDEELSYYDVKNYDGTYSGEVPMYQAVAWSLNAPAVWLLHEIGMNKGYKKAEEFGLSLSEKDKYWGGVALGGLEKGESPLTMASAYGVFANGGKRYDPHLITKIVDSQGTVIVDNNDPKAEQVVSKETADEMTSMLLGTFSNGTAAQAQPYGYTVAGKTGTTETNFDATKANDQWIVGYTPNVVMATWLGYEKTSKDHYLSGTSGDVVGQVFRSMAQNILPYVPESSFTVADAYQTGGKVVAADEADTTEDNSDWDKSVDEFTENAKKGLSEFGDRVKEGAKDLIRNIWGKISGD; encoded by the coding sequence ATGGATTTTCAAAAAATACTTACGAAAATCAAAACGGGGCTGGCTGTTTTTTGGCGTTGGCTCAAACCGTATTTGATTCAGTTTCATCATTGGCGCAAACGGATCTGGAAAAAATATCATGTCAATAAAATCATCATTTTAGTGGGCATGGTCGTCGTCTTGATCACGAGTGCCTATCTATTCTATTTGGCAAAGCAGGTCAATGTCGACCGTTTGGAGTCTGATTTGAAAGAATCGACAGTGGTATACGACAAAGATGGTGATGAAGCCGGTAAACTCTATGCCCAAAAAGGTACGTATGTCGATCTGGATCAGATTTCGCCTTATGTGCGAGATGCCGTGATTTCCACTGAAGATCGGAATTTTTATCATCATCACGGGTTCGATATCATGGGGATCTTACGGGCCGCAGCACGCATGGTGATCAATCGAGATACTTCCGGCGGCGGTGGTAGTACCATCACTCAGCAATTGGCAAAAAACGCCTATCTGACTCTCGATCAGGATTTCAGCAGAAAAGCCAAGGAACTGTTTTTAGCCATCGAGATCGAAAAGAAATACAGCAAAGATGATATTTTGACTATGTATTTGAACAATTCCTACTTCGGAAACGGGGTCTGGGGAGTGCAAGACGCTTCACGGAAATATTTCGGAGTCAATGCCAATGAGCTTTCTTTAGGGGAAGCCGCGACACTGGTAGGAATGCTTAAAGGACCATCCATCTATAACCCTATCGACTATCCGGAAAATGCCAATAGTCGGCGTGATACAGTTTTATCTGTCATGGAAGAAAACAAAAAAATCACCCAAGCACAGGAAAAAGAAGCTTCGGCTGTCAATATCGCAGACTACGTCAATGATACCTATGATCAATCAGAATCCGGGTATAAGTACCCGTATTATTTCGATGCCGTGATCGACGAGGCTGTTAACAAATACGATATCAGCGAAACAGATATCATGAACAAGGGCTATAAGATCTACACCGCGTTAGATCAAAATTATCAGGTGCAGATGGAAGCTACGTATAAAGATGATTCTGTCTTTCCGCCAAATGCCGCAGACGGCGCGATGGTCCAATCTGGTTCTGTCGCATTGGATCCTAATTCCGGCGGTGTTCGCGCACTGGTAGGACGTCGGGGCGAACATGTTTTCCGCGGTTTCAACTTTGCAACTCAGATGAAACGCTCTCCCGGTTCTACTATTAAACCGATCAGTGTCTATGCACCAGCACTTGAGGCCGGCTATCATCCAGATAGTATCTTGAAAGATGAAGAACTTTCTTATTATGATGTAAAAAACTACGACGGGACATACTCCGGCGAGGTACCAATGTATCAAGCGGTGGCTTGGAGTTTGAATGCGCCAGCGGTTTGGCTTTTGCACGAGATCGGGATGAATAAAGGCTACAAAAAAGCGGAAGAATTCGGCTTGTCACTGTCAGAAAAAGACAAGTATTGGGGCGGTGTCGCATTAGGCGGATTGGAAAAAGGGGAATCCCCATTGACGATGGCCAGTGCATACGGAGTTTTTGCTAACGGCGGCAAACGCTACGATCCGCATCTCATCACCAAAATCGTTGACTCGCAAGGGACAGTGATCGTGGATAACAATGATCCAAAAGCGGAACAAGTGGTCTCAAAAGAAACCGCAGATGAAATGACCAGTATGCTGTTGGGAACATTTTCAAACGGGACGGCAGCTCAAGCGCAACCTTACGGCTATACAGTAGCCGGTAAAACAGGGACTACCGAAACCAACTTTGATGCTACCAAAGCCAATGACCAGTGGATCGTGGGCTATACACCGAATGTCGTGATGGCGACTTGGCTGGGTTACGAAAAAACCAGCAAGGATCACTATTTAAGCGGGACTAGCGGTGATGTCGTAGGTCAGGTCTTTCGATCGATGGCACAAAATATTCTGCCATACGTTCCCGAAAGTTCATTTACAGTGGCCGACGCATATCAAACCGGCGGAAAAGTCGTAGCTGCTGATGAAGCTGACACAACAGAAGACAACAGCGACTGGGACAAATCAGTAGATGAATTCACAGAGAATGCCAAAAAAGGACTTTCTGAATTTGGTGACCGAGTAAAAGAAGGGGCAAAAGACCTTATCCGCAATATTTGGGGAAAAATTTCAGGCGATTGA
- a CDS encoding 2-dehydropantoate 2-reductase, which yields MKILIAGAGAMGSRFGLMLHQGGNDVMLVDGWQEHVDQIKEHGLQADYNGEDVVVDLPIMAQSNIDQPFAADLVILFTKAMQLEGMMQAIRPLIHEKTNILCLLNGIGHEDTIEKYVPLEQIFIGNTMWTAGLVGPGKVKLFGDGSIELQNLAPGHETNAKELAAALSESGLNAKYSENIHYSIYRKACVNGTMNGLCTLLDVNMHNFGMTSPARDIVTAIVAEFSAVAAAENVQLDVAETVGYVEQCYPTEKIGLHYPSMHQDLIKDHRLTEIDYINGAIVRKGEKYGIATPYCRFLTQLIHTKEELLDAK from the coding sequence TTGAAAATTCTAATTGCTGGTGCGGGGGCGATGGGCAGCCGCTTTGGTTTGATGTTGCATCAAGGAGGCAACGATGTGATGCTGGTCGACGGCTGGCAAGAGCATGTCGATCAGATCAAAGAGCACGGATTACAAGCAGACTACAACGGTGAAGATGTTGTCGTTGACCTGCCTATCATGGCTCAATCAAACATTGACCAGCCGTTTGCGGCAGATTTGGTCATCCTCTTTACAAAAGCAATGCAATTGGAAGGCATGATGCAGGCGATTCGCCCATTGATCCATGAAAAAACCAATATTTTGTGTCTCTTAAACGGGATCGGACATGAAGATACCATCGAAAAGTATGTGCCGTTGGAGCAGATCTTTATCGGTAATACGATGTGGACAGCTGGATTGGTAGGTCCTGGCAAGGTAAAACTGTTTGGCGATGGATCTATCGAGCTGCAAAACTTAGCACCAGGTCATGAAACTAATGCAAAAGAATTGGCAGCTGCATTATCAGAATCAGGATTGAACGCGAAATATTCGGAGAATATCCATTACTCGATTTATCGTAAAGCTTGTGTTAATGGAACAATGAATGGTTTATGTACATTACTGGATGTAAACATGCATAACTTTGGAATGACTTCCCCAGCTCGCGACATCGTGACAGCCATCGTTGCGGAATTTTCCGCTGTTGCGGCTGCTGAAAATGTTCAACTGGATGTGGCTGAAACAGTAGGTTATGTGGAGCAATGTTACCCAACTGAAAAGATCGGGCTTCACTACCCTTCTATGCATCAAGACCTGATCAAAGATCATCGGTTGACAGAAATCGATTATATCAATGGTGCTATTGTACGAAAAGGAGAAAAATACGGTATTGCTACACCGTATTGTCGTTTCCTTACACAACTGATCCATACAAAAGAAGAGCTGTTGGACGCAAAATAA
- the brnQ gene encoding branched-chain amino acid transport system II carrier protein — protein MEKTKKSYSWKQLLVVSSLIFGMFFGSGNLIFPVHLGQMAGSNWLSAGVGFAISGALFPLLAILAVVVTKSDGLYDLAKPVGKWYAALFLVLVHLTIGPFFGTPRTAATAFEMAAKPFLPEKYTSLGMLLFSAAFFGLAYFLTVHPTRLVKYVGKYLNSIFLVLLAVVFVVALFNPMGALDQTATGAYQSNALTSGVLEGYNTVDAVALLALSVTFVHAVRDLGFKNKQVTELTAKAGTVSVLLEVVIYFGLVLLGAMSLNQMNLSANGGTALSQIVTHYLGRFGTVFLGALVTLGVFTTAMGLVVSFAQDFHKLFPKVSYMTWLRLTTFVSFVVANAGLDNIIQWSLPVLMLLYPLSLALILLSLTAKLFKKNPLVYQVTMLFAAVPAVLDMLASSPAVVSKQALVAQVLSAYHTHLPFADLGLGWVVPTLVGYLASLTFVLLHGTATTVYQSEETPIEE, from the coding sequence ATGGAGAAAACAAAAAAATCATATTCATGGAAACAACTATTGGTAGTAAGTTCATTGATTTTTGGGATGTTTTTTGGTTCAGGTAATCTGATCTTTCCAGTTCATTTAGGTCAAATGGCAGGATCAAATTGGCTGAGTGCCGGTGTCGGTTTCGCGATTTCCGGAGCTTTGTTCCCGCTCTTGGCAATTTTAGCGGTGGTCGTGACAAAAAGTGATGGTCTTTACGACTTGGCAAAACCTGTCGGAAAATGGTACGCCGCTTTATTTTTAGTATTAGTGCATTTAACAATCGGACCATTCTTTGGAACACCTCGGACAGCAGCAACTGCTTTTGAAATGGCTGCTAAACCATTTCTTCCTGAAAAATATACATCACTTGGTATGTTACTATTCTCAGCCGCTTTTTTCGGACTCGCTTATTTCTTGACTGTTCATCCAACTCGTTTAGTGAAATATGTCGGAAAATATTTAAACTCGATCTTTTTAGTTCTTTTAGCTGTCGTATTCGTCGTTGCGCTGTTTAATCCAATGGGCGCTTTAGATCAAACGGCCACTGGAGCTTATCAATCAAACGCTTTGACTAGCGGTGTCTTGGAAGGCTACAACACAGTCGATGCCGTAGCACTTTTAGCGTTAAGTGTTACTTTCGTTCACGCAGTTCGCGATCTAGGCTTCAAAAACAAACAAGTAACAGAATTAACTGCGAAAGCAGGAACCGTCAGTGTGCTCCTTGAAGTTGTGATCTATTTCGGATTGGTTCTTCTTGGTGCAATGAGTCTGAACCAAATGAATCTTTCCGCAAACGGCGGAACAGCACTTTCACAAATCGTGACCCACTATCTTGGTCGATTCGGTACAGTCTTCTTAGGTGCCCTTGTTACATTAGGAGTGTTCACAACAGCCATGGGACTGGTAGTCTCCTTTGCTCAAGATTTCCACAAGTTATTTCCTAAAGTCAGCTATATGACTTGGCTGCGTTTGACGACTTTTGTCTCTTTTGTTGTTGCGAACGCTGGTTTGGATAACATCATCCAATGGTCGTTGCCAGTATTGATGCTATTATATCCACTTTCATTAGCACTGATCCTGCTTTCATTGACCGCTAAACTTTTCAAAAAAAATCCATTGGTGTATCAAGTTACCATGCTCTTTGCAGCGGTTCCTGCTGTATTAGATATGTTGGCTAGTTCGCCAGCCGTAGTCAGCAAACAAGCATTGGTTGCTCAAGTTTTATCTGCGTATCATACTCATCTGCCATTTGCTGATCTTGGCTTAGGATGGGTGGTTCCAACACTAGTGGGATATCTAGCAAGTCTTACCTTTGTTCTTCTTCATGGGACTGCCACAACTGTCTATCAGTCAGAGGAAACACCCATTGAAGAATAA
- the pnuC gene encoding nicotinamide riboside transporter PnuC: MNLANGKKVFTLEYYQTGFSGWGRSSRVLWVIGILIQLSIGFYSGFSLLSLTSTFAGIIGFTCTLAITNGKSINGLLGFISALMLVYVALKTHNYSDIVMQLAYIILLDLPIVFSNSWNEQELEVRKLKVKGIIGFIGIFIVFFIACYLLDTKILHSPQAFLDAFSASIGLTGAVLCVQRYRAQYYLWTLQSLISIMLWIQTAINGHPVWVLMITYMLYISNNIVAFADSKWFTKKSEMIAK, encoded by the coding sequence ATGAATTTAGCAAATGGGAAAAAAGTCTTTACATTGGAATACTATCAAACAGGATTTTCCGGGTGGGGACGATCAAGCCGAGTCTTATGGGTCATCGGGATACTGATCCAGTTGAGTATTGGCTTTTATAGCGGATTCAGCTTGCTTTCGCTTACTTCAACTTTTGCAGGGATCATCGGGTTCACCTGTACTCTTGCTATCACAAACGGCAAATCGATCAATGGGCTGTTAGGGTTTATTTCGGCACTGATGTTGGTTTATGTCGCTTTGAAGACGCACAACTATTCAGATATCGTCATGCAGTTAGCTTATATCATTTTATTGGATCTGCCCATTGTCTTTTCAAATAGCTGGAACGAACAAGAACTTGAAGTAAGAAAATTGAAGGTTAAAGGAATTATCGGATTTATCGGGATATTTATTGTCTTTTTTATCGCCTGCTATCTTTTAGATACAAAAATCCTGCATTCTCCTCAAGCCTTTTTAGATGCTTTTAGTGCGTCCATCGGTCTGACAGGAGCTGTTCTATGTGTCCAACGCTATCGTGCTCAATATTACCTGTGGACTCTCCAAAGTCTGATCAGTATTATGCTTTGGATCCAAACCGCCATCAATGGACATCCTGTCTGGGTCTTGATGATCACTTATATGCTGTATATCTCAAATAATATCGTTGCTTTTGCCGATTCCAAATGGTTTACAAAAAAATCAGAAATGATTGCTAAGTAA